Proteins from a genomic interval of Clostridium sp. 'deep sea':
- a CDS encoding YvrJ family protein translates to MLKSIGNFGFPIVITIYLLVRIEGKLEQLRLSLLELTESIRDLKYLKVD, encoded by the coding sequence ATGTTAAAGTCAATAGGTAATTTTGGATTTCCTATTGTAATAACTATCTACTTATTAGTACGAATTGAAGGTAAACTTGAGCAATTAAGGTTATCTCTACTTGAGCTAACAGAGAGTATTAGAGATCTAAAATATCTTAAGGTTGATTAA
- a CDS encoding sigma factor-like helix-turn-helix DNA-binding protein yields MSYIKICLKGKTIRFKKHINDYYSKELLILNSKVEKEAFEILELLPDESIQDFFYCFSKEILHKFLKNILSTREHKVITLTVIENRTDESVGGSLNISRSTVSRVRKKALNKIKINLKKGGMFCG; encoded by the coding sequence TTGAGTTATATAAAGATATGCTTAAAGGGCAAAACTATTCGTTTTAAAAAACATATTAATGATTATTACTCTAAAGAGCTTTTAATTTTAAACTCTAAAGTGGAAAAAGAAGCTTTTGAAATATTAGAATTATTACCTGATGAATCAATACAAGATTTTTTTTATTGCTTTAGCAAAGAAATACTGCATAAATTTCTTAAAAACATACTATCTACCAGAGAACATAAAGTCATTACCCTAACAGTAATTGAGAATAGAACAGATGAATCAGTAGGAGGTAGTTTAAATATTTCTCGATCTACAGTATCTAGAGTACGTAAAAAAGCTTTGAATAAGATCAAGATAAATCTTAAAAAAGGAGGTATGTTTTGTGGATGA
- a CDS encoding helix-turn-helix domain-containing protein → MKFTELIEEIQVTDNEVAWQKMLDKLEPLINSLSRYVPSQYRDDLRQVLYIEVIRVVRSFKLEK, encoded by the coding sequence ATGAAATTCACTGAACTTATAGAAGAAATTCAAGTCACAGACAATGAAGTTGCATGGCAAAAAATGCTTGATAAATTAGAACCTTTAATTAATTCTCTCTCAAGATATGTCCCCTCACAATATCGTGATGACCTAAGACAAGTACTCTATATAGAAGTAATAAGAGTTGTTAGAAGCTTTAAACTTGAAAAATAA